Part of the Ziziphus jujuba cultivar Dongzao chromosome 8, ASM3175591v1 genome is shown below.
GAAAATCTTCTCTGCTTCAATCATCATGCCCATCTTGCATAATCCATTTATCATTATATTGAAAGGAAATCTGCTCTTAGCAAAACCTCTTGCTAAAATATCTTTCCACAACTTTATAGCCCCATCAAAATCTTCCATTTTGAAAAACCCATTAAGCAGAGTACAATAGCCTACCTCATCAGGAGCCAAACctctttttttcattaaatgCCAAAGACGTAGGGCATCCTCAAAAGCACCTGCCTGACATAAACCCTTGAGTAGAGTATTATATGTAACAACGGTTGGATCAATTTCGTCCTGAAGCATCTCGTCGCAAAgcttgaaagcctcacttgtacAACCAGTTCTACAGTACCCATCCACTAGAGTATTATAAGTATAAGAATCTGGCTTTAAGTTCCAAGCTACCATTTGCTTTAGCACTCTCTCCGCTTCATGAATTTTACTAAGTTTACAGTATCCGTTTATCAAGGAGTTGCAAATGAACACGTTCACTTTAAAGCCTTCCTTCAACATCTCATCCTGAATCCTAACAGCATCATCCATTCTTCCAGCTCGACAATACCCATCTAACAACACACCATAAGATTGCTCATCCACATCCACAGAGTCCTCCTTCATACTCCGGAGAATCTTCTCCGCACACTCCATCTTAGATTGCTTGCAGTAGCCCTTAATCAACATTGTATAACTAATCACACTTCTCGAGATTCCTCTTTCACACATCAACTTTAACACCCTTTCTGCTCCTTCCATATCCCACAAATTAACATACCCATCAATCAAACTATTGTAAGTAACAGAATTCACTTCAAAACCCAAACCCTCCATTTCATTGATAAACTCAGCAGCTCTACCAACACAGCCTTCCTTACAATACGCGTTCACCATTATTGCACAGGTAAAAGCATCAGGAACGATCCCAAGCCTAACAACCTGATCATAAACAAGACTAGCAGCACGATACTCACCATTCTTAACCAAATTACTCAGCAAACAATTACAAGATCTCAAGCTGGGCAACCGACCACACTTACCCATATTGTCAAACACATAGAGTGCATACTTTGTCATGCCACTCTCAGCATAAACCTTGAGAATCATATCGAAAACAGTGGGTGAAAACGTAAACTCTCTGTAAACTCTAACAAGCTCATTCCAAACTGTAAAGGCCAGGTAATTATTTTTACACAGACCCACCAATTCCTTCAAATGGGTTTTGGTTTCATTGTACATTCGAGCATTTGACAATATATGAACGATCCTACAGTAAGATTTTATGCTGGGCCTGAAATTTTgctgcttgatgcccaatttgAAAAACCCTAAACTGGCATTAGGGTTTAGCCTGAGCTTTTCGAGAACGGAGTCTAGAAGCTGATCGGAGAATTGGAAGGAAAGCTTGGTGAGGGCATCGAAACGTTGAAGAACAAGGAGGTGGGTGATCCGGTTGATCAATTCGGGTCGGGTAAGCTTGGATTCGTCACGGAGCTTCCAGTGAGGTGGAGACGATGACACATGGACACGAGTAGAGGACGTTGAGAAGCACCTGATGATCATTTCATTAGAAAACGTCGATGGCCGTCTTTCAATGGTCTCTGTGATTGTGGGTTTAGGTAACAAAGGGAgaagagaaaatgaaaagacAGAAAAGGGTTTGTTGAAAAACAAATGCTAGTTGATAGACAAGAGGGATATACTTGTAATTGCAAATTAGAgcataattttagtttttccttttttttaaaaaaaaaaaaaacaaattctacTGACAATCGATTAAAATTCAtaagatttttaaaatcaattgacCTTTTG
Proteins encoded:
- the LOC107413247 gene encoding putative pentatricopeptide repeat-containing protein At1g19290, which gives rise to MIIRCFSTSSTRVHVSSSPPHWKLRDESKLTRPELINRITHLLVLQRFDALTKLSFQFSDQLLDSVLEKLRLNPNASLGFFKLGIKQQNFRPSIKSYCRIVHILSNARMYNETKTHLKELVGLCKNNYLAFTVWNELVRVYREFTFSPTVFDMILKVYAESGMTKYALYVFDNMGKCGRLPSLRSCNCLLSNLVKNGEYRAASLVYDQVVRLGIVPDAFTCAIMVNAYCKEGCVGRAAEFINEMEGLGFEVNSVTYNSLIDGYVNLWDMEGAERVLKLMCERGISRSVISYTMLIKGYCKQSKMECAEKILRSMKEDSVDVDEQSYGVLLDGYCRAGRMDDAVRIQDEMLKEGFKVNVFICNSLINGYCKLSKIHEAERVLKQMVAWNLKPDSYTYNTLVDGYCRTGCTSEAFKLCDEMLQDEIDPTVVTYNTLLKGLCQAGAFEDALRLWHLMKKRGLAPDEVGYCTLLNGFFKMEDFDGAIKLWKDILARGFAKSRFPFNIMINGLCKMGMMIEAEKIFNRMRELGWSPDEITYRTLSDGYCKVGNVEEAFKIKELMEREEIFPSIEMYNSLISGAFKSRKLSKVMDLLAEMQSRGLSRNIVTYGALIAGWCNEGMLDKAFGEFFQMIEKSFSPNIIIYSKIISSLYGHGRINEANMLLQKLVDFDLFPNSECLKLCSTGIRHEEIHKIADTLDEGVKGFSLPNKFVYNIAILGLCRSGRVDHARQFLSTLLPGDFTPDNYTYCTLIHATAATGNVDAAFNLRDEMLNRGLVPNITTYNALINGLCKSGNLERAQKLFIKLHLKGLAPNVITYNILIDGYCRAGNTTEAFKLKEKMIGEGIAPSIVT